A genomic window from Leptolyngbya sp. BL0902 includes:
- a CDS encoding mechanosensitive ion channel: MLFTYLISRLSPSMGVSLIAQVVPVPPTDPVPADPVPIEIPSLDAAPTPAPLSVDPVTSPSRFLEEVSVQLGQFLPSLVWAIVLLVLGWLLATVVALAIKNLLKRIRVNDRLTQWAGGGPEAQRLPVEQWVSTVVYWLIFLFAIIASLNALNLTAVSTPLNNFLDQIFAYLPRVGGAALLLGIAWIVATLVRALVVSGLGRFNLDDRLAQQAGLEGGSSPVVLNETIGNVLFWFILLLFIPLVLSALQLPGLLAPVEELINAFLQAIPRLITAGLILALGWIIARIVRGVATNLLIAIGADQIGPRMGLKADARQGLSLSGLVGTLAYILVLIPTVVAALNELAIDAISAPAIVMLEQVMTAIPQVIMAGVVLAAAYFVGQFVANLVTELLRSAGFDNILTVLGLPELHPDTQPTVPPGLEDAELPPVPAAPANRTPSELVGIVALVAIVLFGAVTATEILNFAGLTDIVRAVLRVGVRVLSGLVVFAVGLYLANLAFRLVRAMGTGQAKILAQATRIVILIFVGAMALQQMGVAPDIVNLAFGLLLGAVAVAIAIAFGLGGREVATEQLREWIADFKQRR, from the coding sequence ATGCTGTTCACCTATCTTATATCGCGCCTATCGCCGTCGATGGGCGTTTCCCTGATCGCCCAAGTTGTTCCTGTTCCACCCACCGACCCAGTGCCCGCCGATCCAGTTCCCATAGAGATTCCCTCCCTGGATGCGGCACCGACCCCAGCGCCCCTTTCGGTGGATCCCGTCACATCCCCCAGTCGCTTTTTGGAGGAGGTTTCGGTGCAGTTGGGCCAGTTTTTGCCCAGTTTGGTATGGGCTATTGTGCTGCTGGTGCTGGGCTGGCTGTTGGCGACGGTGGTAGCCCTTGCCATTAAAAACCTGCTGAAGCGAATCCGTGTCAATGATCGCCTTACCCAGTGGGCCGGGGGCGGGCCAGAGGCTCAGCGGTTGCCCGTCGAGCAATGGGTGTCCACCGTGGTGTATTGGCTGATCTTTTTGTTCGCCATCATCGCCTCCCTCAATGCCCTAAACCTAACGGCGGTTTCTACACCCCTCAACAACTTTTTGGATCAAATTTTTGCCTACCTGCCTAGGGTGGGTGGCGCGGCCCTGTTGTTGGGCATCGCTTGGATCGTAGCAACGTTGGTACGCGCCCTCGTGGTCAGCGGCCTGGGGCGGTTTAACTTGGATGACCGCCTCGCTCAGCAAGCCGGACTGGAGGGCGGCAGCAGCCCCGTAGTGCTGAATGAAACCATTGGCAACGTGCTGTTTTGGTTCATTTTGCTGCTGTTCATTCCCCTTGTCCTCAGCGCCCTTCAGTTGCCGGGGCTGCTGGCTCCGGTGGAGGAACTGATCAATGCCTTCCTCCAGGCCATTCCCCGGTTGATTACGGCGGGCCTGATTTTGGCCCTAGGTTGGATCATTGCCCGCATTGTGCGCGGCGTTGCCACCAACCTGCTGATTGCCATTGGGGCCGACCAGATTGGCCCCCGCATGGGTTTGAAGGCCGACGCTCGCCAGGGGCTTTCCCTCTCCGGGCTGGTGGGTACCTTGGCCTATATCCTGGTGCTGATTCCAACGGTGGTCGCTGCCCTCAATGAGCTGGCCATCGACGCCATTTCGGCCCCGGCCATTGTCATGCTAGAGCAGGTGATGACGGCCATTCCCCAGGTGATTATGGCGGGGGTGGTGCTGGCTGCGGCTTACTTTGTGGGTCAGTTTGTGGCCAATCTGGTCACGGAGCTGCTGCGTAGCGCCGGGTTTGACAACATCTTGACGGTTTTGGGCTTGCCAGAACTCCACCCAGACACCCAACCCACCGTTCCCCCCGGTTTAGAGGACGCGGAGTTACCTCCGGTGCCTGCGGCCCCTGCAAACCGGACACCCTCGGAGTTAGTGGGTATTGTTGCCCTGGTGGCCATTGTGCTGTTTGGGGCCGTCACCGCCACCGAAATTCTCAACTTTGCCGGATTGACCGACATTGTGCGGGCCGTTCTGCGGGTTGGGGTGCGGGTGCTTAGCGGCTTGGTGGTGTTTGCGGTGGGGTTGTATTTGGCAAACCTGGCCTTCCGGCTCGTCCGCGCCATGGGCACAGGCCAAGCCAAAATTTTGGCCCAGGCCACCCGCATCGTCATTTTGATTTTTGTGGGAGCGATGGCCCTTCAGCAGATGGGCGTGGCTCCCGATATTGTGAACCTGGCCTTTGGGCTGCTCTTGGGTGCCGTGGCGGTGGCGATTGCCATTGCCTTTGGCCTGGGCGGACGGGAAGTGGCCACCGAGCAACTGCGCGAATGGATTGCTGACTTCAAGCAGCGCCGCTAG
- a CDS encoding chromophore lyase CpcT/CpeT, with protein sequence MTHATDVQTLARWMAADFSNQQQAFDNPPLFAHIRVCMRPLPKTILDGYGFYIEQAYDYMLDRPYRARGMKLVADGDHIVIENYSVKDPETFYGASRNPERLAQFTSDHFQRTPGCNLLVHWTGRSFRGAVEPGKACMVERNGRLTYLDSEFEIDADQFISWDRGRDPETDEHLWGALAGPFQFKRRASFAEEVAA encoded by the coding sequence ATGACCCACGCCACCGATGTGCAGACTCTGGCCCGCTGGATGGCCGCCGACTTTAGCAATCAGCAGCAAGCCTTTGACAATCCGCCCCTGTTTGCCCACATTCGGGTGTGTATGCGGCCTTTGCCCAAGACCATCCTGGATGGCTACGGGTTCTACATCGAACAAGCCTACGACTATATGCTAGATCGCCCCTACCGTGCCCGAGGCATGAAGCTGGTGGCCGACGGCGATCACATCGTGATTGAAAACTACTCGGTCAAGGATCCCGAAACCTTCTACGGGGCGTCCCGAAATCCAGAGCGGCTGGCTCAGTTTACCTCCGACCATTTTCAGCGTACGCCGGGTTGTAACCTACTGGTTCACTGGACGGGGCGCAGTTTTCGGGGCGCGGTGGAACCGGGCAAAGCCTGCATGGTGGAGCGCAACGGCAGGCTTACTTATCTCGACAGCGAATTTGAAATTGACGCCGACCAGTTTATTAGCTGGGATAGAGGCCGCGACCCCGAAACCGATGAACACCTTTGGGGTGCCTTGGCGGGGCCGTTTCAGTTTAAGCGACGGGCCAGCTTTGCCGAGGAAGTTGCGGCCTAG
- a CDS encoding IS4 family transposase: MRESLSVNIRAMSRNRAEQVGYYRFLENQNVSVSELVRSAADHCQQQVAGRHVLAISDSSEINLQAQAKHLKPEDVGVVGNHRDIGFFVHPTLVADAESGFPLGLSAIQRWHRDPKRPDKHQRHYPQLPIEEKESYKWLRSAEDSRVPLMAGDAVCVTHVGDRESDIYEEWVRVPDAHTHLLVRACRNRRLHDKSTMLYETLAQQPVEGTYAVEVLADPRGHRESREAWLAVRFTPVTLRRPRKVDAHDYPELVSLYAVEAKEVTPPAGVKPIHWRLLTTHPVTTVEQALQVIQWYRWRWQIEQFFALLKRVGLDLESTRLESVKAIERLTILALMVTLRLLQLKTGRADESLSASVTFSEPQQQCLEQLMPTLQGRTRKQQNPFSPGSLPWATWLIARLGGWSGYRSQPPPGIRTLSQGLRKFEAIFEGWSLAQSSVVCT, from the coding sequence ATGCGTGAGTCGCTATCGGTGAACATCCGGGCGATGAGCCGCAACCGAGCGGAACAGGTAGGGTACTATCGCTTTCTGGAGAATCAGAATGTGAGCGTCTCAGAACTGGTCAGGAGTGCCGCAGACCACTGCCAGCAACAGGTGGCGGGGCGTCATGTGTTGGCTATCAGCGACAGTAGCGAAATTAACTTGCAGGCTCAGGCGAAGCATCTCAAGCCTGAGGACGTCGGGGTGGTCGGCAATCATCGTGATATCGGGTTTTTCGTCCATCCGACCCTAGTGGCCGATGCGGAGAGTGGCTTTCCCTTGGGCTTGAGTGCGATTCAACGATGGCATCGTGACCCGAAACGACCCGACAAACATCAGCGGCACTATCCTCAGTTGCCGATTGAGGAGAAAGAATCCTATAAGTGGCTGCGCTCTGCCGAGGACAGTCGAGTCCCCTTGATGGCTGGGGATGCTGTGTGTGTGACCCATGTGGGTGACCGTGAGAGCGATATCTACGAAGAGTGGGTTCGGGTGCCTGATGCCCACACGCACCTGTTAGTGCGCGCTTGCCGTAACCGACGACTGCACGATAAGTCCACGATGCTCTACGAGACACTGGCTCAGCAACCCGTTGAGGGCACCTATGCCGTTGAGGTGCTGGCCGACCCTCGTGGTCACCGAGAGTCCCGTGAAGCTTGGCTAGCGGTGCGCTTTACGCCCGTTACCCTTCGCCGCCCCCGGAAGGTCGATGCCCACGACTATCCCGAATTGGTTTCCCTCTATGCCGTGGAGGCCAAAGAGGTCACGCCACCTGCCGGAGTCAAGCCCATTCATTGGCGCTTACTGACGACCCATCCCGTCACGACCGTGGAGCAAGCGTTACAAGTGATTCAGTGGTATCGGTGGCGCTGGCAGATTGAACAGTTCTTTGCGTTGCTTAAGCGAGTCGGCCTTGACCTTGAATCCACCCGCCTGGAGTCGGTTAAGGCCATTGAACGCCTCACCATCCTGGCCTTAATGGTGACCTTGAGGCTGCTCCAACTGAAAACCGGTCGAGCCGATGAATCTCTCTCCGCCTCGGTGACCTTTAGCGAACCGCAACAGCAATGCCTGGAGCAGTTGATGCCGACGTTGCAGGGGCGAACCCGAAAACAGCAGAATCCCTTCTCCCCAGGCTCCCTACCTTGGGCCACTTGGCTCATTGCACGCCTGGGGGGATGGTCGGGCTATCGCTCCCAACCGCCACCCGGCATTCGTACCTTGAGCCAAGGACTTAGAAAATTTGAGGCCATCTTTGAGGGATGGTCACTCGCCCAAAGCTCAGTTGTGTGTACTTAG